A region from the Palaemon carinicauda isolate YSFRI2023 chromosome 16, ASM3689809v2, whole genome shotgun sequence genome encodes:
- the LOC137655731 gene encoding very long chain fatty acid elongase AAEL008004 isoform X1 → MDSPWPTLVICLTYVIIVKLAGPYYMKNRPPFQLRNLIVIYNAFQVVFSTWIFYEVGMGGWFTEYSYRCQPVDYSNNPTAIRMAHASWWYYFSKFTEFFDTFFFVLHKKFEHVSTLHVIHHGCMPMSVWFGVKFTPGGHSTFFGFINTFVHIVMYTYYMLAAMGPRYRRYIWWKKYLTNLQMIQFIMIFSHAFQLCFTECNYPRAFMWWIGGHAVMFFFLFANFYIKAYLKGASKAKAQLANGHAKMNGFTNGHLPNGISKLNGHANGHANGHANGHANGHANGHANGHANGHANGHANGHALANSETFSVRARKLMCMNVDTALE, encoded by the exons ATGGACTCCCCCTGGCCAACGTTAGTCATCTGCCTCACCTACGTCATCATTGTAAAATTAGCAGGGCCTTATTATATGAAGAATCGGCCGCCTTTTCAACTGCGTAATCTCATAGTCATATACAATGCCTTTCAAGTGGTGTTTTCCACGTGGATATTCTATGAG GTTGGAATGGGTGGATGGTTCACAGAGTATTCATATCGCTGTCAGCCAGTTGATTACTCCAACAATCCAACTGCCATACGT ATGGCCCACGCATCTTGGTGGTACTATTTCTCCAAGTTCACCGAATTTTTTGATACA ttcTTCTTTGTATTGCATAAGAAGTTTGAACATGTATCAACACTTCATGTCATCCATCATGGCTGTATGCCCATGAGTGTGTGGTTTGGAGTCAAGTTTACTCCAG GTGGTCACAGCACATTTTTCGGCTTCATTAATACCTTTGTACATATTGTGATGTATACATACTACATGTTAGCTGCCATGGGACCTAGATACCGTCGTTACATTTGGTGGAAGAAGTACCTCACCAACCTCCAAATGATCCAGTTCATCATGATCTTCTCCCATGCATTCCAA CTTTGCTTCACTGAGTGCAATTACCCTCGTGCCTTCATGTGGTGGATTGGTGGTCATGCAGTCATGTTCTTCTTCTTGTTTGCAAACTTCTACATCAAAGCATATCTTAAAGGGGCATCAAAAGCCAAG GCCCAATTAGCAAATGGACATGCAAAAATGAACGGGTTCACTAATGGTCATTTACCTAATGGAATCTCAAAACTTAATGGCCATGCCAATGGACATGCTAACGGCCATGCCAATGGACACGCCAATGGCCATGCAAATGGTCATGCTAATGGTCATGCTAATGGACATGCCAATGGACATGCCAATGGGCATGCGCTCGCCAATTCAGAGACCTTTAGTGTAAGAGCTCGGAAATTGATGTGTATGAATGTTGACACTGCTTTGGAGTAA
- the LOC137655731 gene encoding very long chain fatty acid elongase AAEL008004 isoform X2, translating into MDSPWPTLVICLTYVIIVKLAGPYYMKNRPPFQLRNLIVIYNAFQVVFSTWIFYEFGMGGWFRGYSYRCQPVDYSENPIATRMAHASWWYYFSKFTEFFDTFFFVLHKKFEHVSTLHVIHHGCMPMSVWFGVKFTPGGHSTFFGFINTFVHIVMYTYYMLAAMGPRYRRYIWWKKYLTNLQMIQFIMIFSHAFQLCFTECNYPRAFMWWIGGHAVMFFFLFANFYIKAYLKGASKAKAQLANGHAKMNGFTNGHLPNGISKLNGHANGHANGHANGHANGHANGHANGHANGHANGHANGHALANSETFSVRARKLMCMNVDTALE; encoded by the exons ATGGACTCCCCCTGGCCAACGTTAGTCATCTGCCTCACCTACGTCATCATTGTAAAATTAGCAGGGCCTTATTATATGAAGAATCGGCCGCCTTTTCAACTGCGTAATCTCATAGTCATATACAATGCCTTTCAAGTGGTGTTTTCCACGTGGATATTCTATGAG TTTGGAATGGGCGGATGGTTCCGGGGATACTCCTACCGTTGCCAGCCAGTCGACTACTCCGAAAACCCTATTGCCACCAGG ATGGCCCACGCATCTTGGTGGTACTATTTCTCCAAGTTCACCGAATTTTTTGATACA ttcTTCTTTGTATTGCATAAGAAGTTTGAACATGTATCAACACTTCATGTCATCCATCATGGCTGTATGCCCATGAGTGTGTGGTTTGGAGTCAAGTTTACTCCAG GTGGTCACAGCACATTTTTCGGCTTCATTAATACCTTTGTACATATTGTGATGTATACATACTACATGTTAGCTGCCATGGGACCTAGATACCGTCGTTACATTTGGTGGAAGAAGTACCTCACCAACCTCCAAATGATCCAGTTCATCATGATCTTCTCCCATGCATTCCAA CTTTGCTTCACTGAGTGCAATTACCCTCGTGCCTTCATGTGGTGGATTGGTGGTCATGCAGTCATGTTCTTCTTCTTGTTTGCAAACTTCTACATCAAAGCATATCTTAAAGGGGCATCAAAAGCCAAG GCCCAATTAGCAAATGGACATGCAAAAATGAACGGGTTCACTAATGGTCATTTACCTAATGGAATCTCAAAACTTAATGGCCATGCCAATGGACATGCTAACGGCCATGCCAATGGACACGCCAATGGCCATGCAAATGGTCATGCTAATGGTCATGCTAATGGACATGCCAATGGACATGCCAATGGGCATGCGCTCGCCAATTCAGAGACCTTTAGTGTAAGAGCTCGGAAATTGATGTGTATGAATGTTGACACTGCTTTGGAGTAA